The Acidobacteriota bacterium genome has a segment encoding these proteins:
- the hemF gene encoding oxygen-dependent coproporphyrinogen oxidase, translating to MTDQPILKERARTFFAELQDHICSALELLDGEGRFREDLWTRDEGGGGRTRVMEDGAMFEKAGVNFSEVFGHFDEAFAERLPIGDGTEFFATGVSLVLHPSNPFVPTVHANFRYLERGSGSWFGGGTDLTPYYPYLEDAIHFHRTLKDACDEFDPEFYPRFKKWCDEYFFIKHRNETRGVGGVFFDYLTGDSGHEQPSASDERSTDHRSIESIFEFVQRIGRSFLPAYLPIAERRKGEPYTDRERQFQLLRRGRYVEFNLVYDRGTHFGLQTQGRTESILMSLPPLVRWQYEYHPEPGTREAEAWEFFHPRDWLKLGE from the coding sequence GTGACCGACCAGCCTATTCTTAAGGAGCGAGCCAGAACGTTTTTCGCCGAGCTTCAAGACCACATATGCTCGGCGCTCGAACTGCTTGACGGCGAAGGCCGGTTTCGCGAGGACCTCTGGACGCGCGACGAAGGGGGCGGCGGTCGCACGCGGGTGATGGAAGACGGCGCGATGTTCGAAAAAGCCGGTGTGAATTTCTCGGAAGTCTTCGGACACTTCGACGAGGCGTTTGCCGAGAGGCTTCCGATTGGCGACGGCACCGAATTCTTCGCAACCGGAGTCTCGCTGGTACTCCACCCTTCCAACCCTTTCGTACCGACGGTCCACGCAAACTTTCGCTATCTTGAACGAGGCTCTGGAAGTTGGTTTGGCGGCGGCACCGATCTCACACCGTACTATCCATACCTTGAAGACGCGATTCACTTTCACCGAACGTTGAAGGATGCTTGTGACGAGTTCGACCCGGAGTTTTACCCGCGCTTCAAGAAATGGTGCGACGAGTATTTTTTTATTAAGCATCGTAATGAAACGCGCGGAGTGGGCGGTGTCTTCTTCGACTACCTGACCGGCGATTCAGGGCACGAACAGCCTTCCGCGAGCGACGAACGGTCCACAGATCACCGCAGCATCGAATCCATCTTTGAGTTTGTTCAGCGGATTGGGCGTTCTTTTCTTCCCGCCTATCTTCCGATAGCGGAGCGCCGGAAGGGTGAGCCCTACACCGACCGCGAGCGACAATTTCAGTTGCTCCGGCGTGGACGCTACGTTGAATTCAACCTGGTCTATGATCGCGGCACGCACTTTGGCTTGCAGACACAGGGACGCACCGAGTCTATCCTGATGTCACTGCCTCCGCTTGTGCGCTGGCAGTACGAGTATCATCCCGAACCCGGCACGCGAGAAGCCGAAGCGTGGGAGTTCTTCCATCCACGTGATTGGTTGAAACTGGGTGAATGA
- a CDS encoding DUF433 domain-containing protein: MAARKRKEYGEYIVSDSKICGGDLTFKGTRVLVKDVLYYVAKGKDWDWIPKAYDGRLSHEAIAEAVELAREALAASTENEEQVMAARKRKEYGEYIVSDSKICGGDLTFKGTRVLVNDVLYYVAQGKDWDWIVSGYHGISREAIAKAISLASESLIAKVETRRRAA, translated from the coding sequence ATGGCGGCGCGCAAACGAAAAGAGTACGGCGAGTACATCGTCTCAGACTCGAAGATCTGCGGCGGGGACTTAACCTTCAAGGGCACGCGTGTGCTGGTGAAGGATGTTCTTTACTATGTCGCAAAGGGCAAGGATTGGGATTGGATTCCCAAAGCTTACGATGGAAGGCTCAGTCACGAGGCTATCGCTGAAGCGGTTGAGCTGGCGCGCGAGGCGTTGGCCGCAAGCACCGAGAACGAGGAGCAAGTTATGGCGGCACGCAAACGAAAAGAGTACGGCGAGTACATCGTCTCAGACTCGAAGATCTGCGGCGGGGACTTAACCTTCAAGGGTACGCGTGTGCTGGTGAATGATGTTCTTTACTATGTCGCGCAGGGCAAGGATTGGGATTGGATCGTCAGCGGTTATCACGGCATTAGTCGGGAAGCAATTGCAAAGGCAATCTCGCTCGCGAGTGAGTCTTTGATCGCGAAGGTCGAGACTCGTCGCCGCGCGGCATGA
- a CDS encoding DUF4160 domain-containing protein — translation MIRSNDHEPAHVHAFKGDGEAKINLDPVEVKQVWNMKRQVARKAKRIVSENQEYLLQKWEEIHGR, via the coding sequence GTGATTCGCTCCAACGATCACGAGCCTGCTCACGTCCATGCCTTTAAGGGAGACGGTGAAGCGAAGATCAATCTCGATCCGGTTGAGGTGAAGCAAGTCTGGAATATGAAGAGACAGGTTGCGCGAAAGGCGAAACGAATTGTCTCCGAGAACCAGGAGTATTTGTTGCAGAAATGGGAAGAGATCCATGGAAGATAG
- a CDS encoding DUF2442 domain-containing protein: protein MEDRAFDQEYERAKRAAARADRIEPRAKSARYDRRTNRIVVELRNGATFMFPAELAQGLAGASPKDLAEVQVTPSGAGLRWPSLDVDFSLPNLLAGEFGSKSWMAKLGRNGRGDVRREQPLKARSSRRSKA from the coding sequence ATGGAAGATAGAGCGTTCGATCAAGAGTATGAGAGAGCGAAACGGGCAGCCGCACGAGCCGATCGAATTGAGCCGCGTGCCAAGTCCGCGCGCTATGATCGCCGAACGAATCGCATAGTCGTGGAACTGCGCAACGGGGCAACCTTCATGTTTCCGGCCGAGCTGGCGCAGGGGTTGGCGGGAGCATCGCCGAAGGATCTGGCTGAGGTGCAGGTAACGCCATCTGGCGCCGGGCTTCGCTGGCCCAGTCTCGATGTCGACTTCAGCTTGCCGAATCTTTTGGCCGGGGAGTTCGGATCGAAGAGTTGGATGGCAAAGCTGGGCCGCAATGGCAGAGGTGATGTTCGAAGGGAACAACCTTTGAAAGCAAGAAGCAGTCGGCGATCGAAGGCGTAG
- a CDS encoding dipeptidase: MRTSLLRLSLAFCLAAALAAGGFAAAAVSGSTAATSQKQKPRRRPAAPSQSTEDALRARAEKLHRQSIVIDTHNDITSPLVDDGFDLGMRGDDPNAKVKTHTDLRRMKAGGLGAEFFAVYVGKEFVNKKPAEGGGAARRALDVIAVVHEQIRRHPESLAAASTAADIRRIVKSGKIAALMGIEGGHAIEDSLHALRMFYELGVRYMTLTHTNTNDWADSEGDINNPSVKHHNGLTDFGREVIREMNRIGMMADISHVADKTFYDVIATTRAPVIASHSSARAIAGHPRNMSDDMLKALAKNGGVVMVNFYDGFLDPRKAELALRSRSMEDELKVTYPNEPKRVQDEVEKWRVANDPGKTPLSVLMDHIDHIAKVAGVDHVGIGSDFDGVPLTGLPVGMEDISKLPTITYELMKRGYSDGDIKKILGENLLRVMSEVERVSATAGGRGKGRRERE, translated from the coding sequence ATGCGCACATCGCTTCTAAGACTCTCGCTGGCATTCTGCCTGGCCGCAGCGCTTGCGGCTGGAGGTTTCGCGGCGGCGGCTGTTTCCGGCTCCACTGCGGCCACATCGCAAAAGCAGAAGCCGCGGCGCCGCCCGGCTGCTCCATCGCAATCGACTGAAGACGCTCTACGCGCGCGAGCTGAGAAGCTCCATCGCCAGTCGATCGTCATCGACACCCACAACGACATCACGTCTCCGCTTGTCGACGACGGATTCGATTTGGGAATGCGTGGCGATGATCCAAACGCGAAGGTCAAGACCCACACCGATCTCAGGCGAATGAAAGCCGGCGGCCTCGGGGCGGAGTTCTTCGCCGTGTACGTTGGAAAAGAGTTCGTCAATAAGAAGCCCGCTGAAGGGGGAGGCGCGGCCCGCCGTGCGCTCGACGTGATTGCGGTCGTCCACGAACAAATCCGTCGTCACCCCGAGTCCCTCGCGGCGGCTTCGACCGCAGCCGACATTCGCCGCATCGTGAAGAGCGGAAAGATCGCCGCGTTGATGGGGATCGAAGGCGGCCACGCAATCGAAGACAGCCTTCACGCCCTGCGGATGTTTTACGAACTGGGCGTTCGCTATATGACGCTCACTCATACGAACACCAACGACTGGGCGGATTCTGAAGGCGACATAAACAACCCGAGCGTGAAGCATCACAACGGCCTGACGGATTTCGGACGCGAAGTTATCCGAGAGATGAACCGCATAGGAATGATGGCGGACATTTCGCACGTCGCGGATAAGACCTTCTACGACGTTATCGCGACGACTCGCGCGCCGGTCATTGCTTCGCATTCTTCGGCGCGAGCCATTGCCGGCCATCCTCGAAACATGAGCGACGACATGCTGAAAGCTTTAGCCAAGAACGGCGGTGTGGTGATGGTGAATTTCTATGATGGCTTCCTGGATCCTCGCAAAGCGGAACTCGCGCTGCGCTCGCGGAGCATGGAAGACGAACTGAAGGTCACGTATCCGAACGAACCGAAGCGGGTGCAAGACGAGGTCGAGAAGTGGCGAGTTGCGAACGACCCGGGGAAAACGCCGCTCTCGGTTCTGATGGATCACATAGATCACATAGCCAAGGTGGCCGGGGTGGATCACGTTGGCATCGGTTCAGACTTCGACGGCGTTCCGCTGACAGGACTGCCGGTGGGAATGGAAGACATTTCCAAGCTGCCGACAATCACATATGAGCTCATGAAGCGCGGCTACTCGGACGGGGATATCAAGAAGATTCTGGGTGAGAATCTGCTGAGGGTCATGTCGGAAGTCGAGCGGGTTTCCGCGACGGCGGGTGGCCGCGGCAAAGGACGCCGGGAACGCGAATAG
- a CDS encoding VWA domain-containing protein, with translation MIRRQKAKVKRKNLGRDVQALLMFFPFAFLLLPFAFAFAQSGRPTPPPPKPQPPSQSQGRRPVSPPAEETRPRRATEDSQEDKPIKLKADLVTVITSVTDSAGNQVNDLTEKDFELYEDNSLQDIAGFYREGQIPLRLIFLFDTSGSIRHRFDFEQRAAAQFFRNVMRRGDQAALMSVSSEARIELQFTSDVDQLVNALGQLKAQGATALYDAMISAARYLRPAEGRHVMVVLSDGTDTVSTSTLAQALNEAQKSDAVIYGVHSTGVAPSPNVQDLAGEFVLKAMCEDTGGRAFFPPIYEDQKKETRDLDEIYKRLAAEVRAQYVLTYYSKVEPRPGTFRAIRVEVKRPGLQVRARRGYYTAR, from the coding sequence ATGATTCGAAGGCAAAAGGCAAAAGTAAAAAGGAAAAACCTCGGACGCGACGTTCAAGCGCTGCTGATGTTTTTTCCTTTTGCCTTTCTCCTTTTACCTTTTGCCTTCGCGTTTGCCCAGTCGGGCAGACCAACGCCTCCGCCTCCGAAACCTCAACCGCCTTCGCAATCGCAAGGACGCCGGCCCGTTTCGCCTCCCGCCGAAGAAACCCGTCCGCGCCGCGCCACCGAAGACTCGCAGGAAGACAAACCCATAAAGCTGAAAGCCGATCTGGTCACGGTGATTACCTCGGTCACCGATTCGGCCGGCAATCAGGTCAACGATCTAACCGAAAAAGATTTCGAGTTGTACGAGGACAACTCACTTCAAGACATCGCCGGCTTCTATCGCGAAGGGCAGATCCCGTTGCGGCTGATCTTCTTATTCGATACCTCAGGCTCGATACGGCACCGCTTTGACTTCGAGCAACGGGCGGCGGCCCAGTTCTTTCGAAACGTGATGCGCCGGGGCGATCAGGCCGCGCTGATGAGCGTATCGAGCGAAGCAAGGATCGAGTTGCAGTTCACTTCTGACGTCGATCAGCTTGTCAACGCGCTTGGACAGCTAAAGGCGCAAGGCGCGACCGCGCTGTATGACGCAATGATATCGGCCGCCAGATATCTGCGCCCCGCGGAGGGGCGGCACGTGATGGTGGTCCTGTCAGACGGCACCGATACGGTCTCGACTTCAACGCTGGCGCAAGCGCTCAACGAAGCGCAGAAATCGGACGCGGTTATCTACGGCGTGCACTCGACGGGTGTTGCGCCTTCGCCTAACGTTCAGGACCTGGCAGGTGAGTTCGTGTTGAAGGCGATGTGCGAAGACACCGGCGGCCGCGCATTCTTTCCACCCATCTACGAAGACCAGAAAAAGGAAACACGCGACCTGGACGAAATATACAAGCGGCTGGCTGCGGAGGTTCGAGCGCAGTATGTGCTGACTTACTACAGCAAGGTCGAGCCGCGCCCCGGCACGTTCAGAGCGATTCGCGTAGAGGTCAAGCGGCCGGGCCTTCAAGTACGCGCGCGGCGTGGATACTACACTGCAAGATAG
- the trmFO gene encoding methylenetetrahydrofolate--tRNA-(uracil(54)-C(5))-methyltransferase (FADH(2)-oxidizing) TrmFO has protein sequence MTNDPQITVIGGGLAGSEAAWQAAERGVRVRLYEMRPVRPTPAHETANLGEIVCSNSLKTDEPGTAPYLLKEELRRGGSLLISVAHQNSVPAGSALAVDRERFAEEVTRRIASHPNIEVLREEVQTLQLEGPVVIATGPLTSPALTEEISRLTGAGQLYFYDAISPVVDAESVNCEIAFRAARYGKGGDDYLNCPFNEEEYDRFYDALLAAESVALHEFEKTMYFEGCLPIEEIARRGRDTLRYGPMKPVGLRDPRTDRQPFAVVQLRQETLMADSYNLVGFQNHLKFGEQKRVLRLIPGLEQAEMIRYGQIHRNTFICAPAVLTETLQMRAQPRVLFAGQISGVEGYIEAMATGFMAGVHAAELARGRKPQAPPRRSAMGSLTNYIANADVRNFQPMNITFALLLPLDEADRRRLRRKVDRRHLQVELALKDFEEWRAAYLSKAAASEARI, from the coding sequence ATGACCAACGACCCACAAATAACAGTAATCGGCGGCGGGCTGGCCGGCTCGGAAGCCGCCTGGCAAGCTGCCGAGCGCGGCGTCAGAGTTCGGCTGTACGAGATGCGCCCTGTGCGTCCGACTCCCGCTCACGAGACCGCGAACCTTGGTGAGATCGTGTGCTCGAATTCTCTGAAGACGGATGAGCCCGGCACCGCGCCATATCTTCTCAAGGAGGAACTACGCCGCGGGGGATCGTTGCTCATCAGCGTAGCTCACCAGAACTCGGTGCCCGCAGGCTCAGCGCTCGCGGTTGATCGCGAGCGGTTTGCTGAAGAGGTCACCCGCCGAATCGCTTCTCATCCGAACATCGAAGTGCTGCGCGAAGAAGTTCAAACTCTGCAACTCGAGGGACCGGTTGTTATCGCCACCGGCCCGCTCACATCGCCTGCGCTTACTGAAGAGATCAGCAGACTGACCGGCGCCGGACAACTTTACTTCTACGACGCGATATCGCCGGTAGTCGATGCGGAGTCGGTCAATTGCGAAATTGCGTTTCGCGCGGCGCGCTACGGAAAGGGCGGGGACGACTACCTCAACTGCCCGTTCAATGAAGAGGAGTACGATCGCTTCTACGACGCGCTGCTCGCGGCAGAGTCAGTTGCGCTGCACGAGTTCGAGAAGACGATGTATTTCGAAGGCTGCTTGCCAATCGAGGAAATCGCGCGTCGCGGCCGCGACACGTTGCGTTACGGACCGATGAAACCGGTTGGCCTTCGCGATCCGCGCACCGATCGGCAGCCCTTCGCGGTTGTACAGCTACGGCAGGAAACTCTGATGGCCGACAGCTACAACCTGGTCGGGTTTCAAAACCATCTGAAGTTCGGCGAGCAAAAGCGCGTGCTTCGTTTAATCCCCGGACTCGAACAAGCTGAGATGATTCGCTACGGTCAGATTCATCGCAACACGTTCATCTGCGCGCCGGCTGTGCTCACCGAGACGTTGCAAATGCGCGCTCAGCCGCGCGTTCTCTTCGCGGGACAGATTTCCGGCGTCGAGGGATACATCGAAGCGATGGCGACAGGATTCATGGCGGGCGTGCACGCGGCTGAACTTGCGCGCGGGCGCAAGCCGCAGGCCCCGCCCCGCCGGAGCGCGATGGGGAGCCTTACGAATTACATCGCGAACGCAGACGTCAGGAACTTTCAGCCGATGAACATAACCTTCGCGCTTTTGCTGCCGTTGGACGAAGCAGACCGGCGGCGGCTCAGGCGCAAAGTCGACCGGCGCCATCTCCAGGTCGAGCTTGCGTTGAAGGACTTTGAAGAATGGCGCGCGGCGTATCTCTCGAAGGCAGCAGCGTCGGAAGCGAGGATATGA
- the larB gene encoding nickel pincer cofactor biosynthesis protein LarB yields the protein MDRERLKKLLEQVKAGRVDVDEAVDKMASLPYEDIAFARVDHHRDLRLGFPEVILGQGKTAQQITQIAERILTNSSNLLVSRTTEEVFSHVREIAADAEFHSEARMISVQRDRTERGDGTIAIISAGTSDIPVAEEAAVTATAMGNRVSRVYDVGVAGIHRLMGARPEFESARVIIVVAGMEGALPSVVGGMVSVPVIAVPTSIGYGASFDGLAALLAMLNSCASNVTVVNIDNGFGAGFVASLINRKRK from the coding sequence ATGGACAGAGAACGACTCAAGAAGCTGCTGGAACAGGTGAAGGCGGGGCGCGTTGACGTCGACGAAGCCGTCGACAAGATGGCGAGCCTGCCTTACGAAGACATCGCCTTTGCGCGAGTCGACCACCATCGCGACCTGCGGCTTGGGTTTCCTGAAGTCATTCTTGGCCAGGGCAAGACCGCTCAACAGATCACTCAGATCGCCGAGCGGATACTGACCAACAGCTCGAACCTTCTTGTCTCGCGAACGACAGAAGAGGTTTTCAGCCACGTTCGCGAGATCGCGGCTGACGCTGAATTTCATTCGGAAGCACGGATGATTTCTGTCCAGCGAGATAGAACTGAACGCGGAGACGGAACGATCGCCATCATCTCGGCAGGAACGTCTGACATTCCGGTCGCGGAAGAAGCAGCAGTCACCGCGACGGCGATGGGGAACCGGGTTTCGCGCGTCTACGACGTCGGGGTTGCGGGCATTCATCGGCTGATGGGAGCCCGGCCGGAGTTCGAATCCGCTCGTGTGATCATTGTTGTGGCCGGGATGGAAGGCGCGCTGCCGTCTGTGGTAGGCGGGATGGTTTCCGTGCCGGTGATCGCAGTACCAACGAGCATCGGCTACGGCGCGTCGTTTGATGGGCTGGCGGCGTTGCTTGCGATGCTCAATTCGTGCGCTTCGAATGTAACTGTGGTGAATATCGATAACGGCTTCGGGGCGGGTTTCGTTGCGAGTTTGATCAATCGTAAGAGGAAGTAG
- a CDS encoding GatB/YqeY domain-containing protein, translating to MPIVDQINRDLTEAMKAREAERLSALRMVKTALTLRETELPGAVDDTEAMKVLNTLLKQRRDAAEQFRAGGREELALKEENEARIIQTYLPASASEEDIARAVEETIAELGASSIKDMGAVMKAVRPKLEGKTVDGKALSDMVKAKLTSP from the coding sequence ATGCCAATTGTTGATCAGATCAATCGCGACCTAACCGAAGCTATGAAGGCCAGAGAAGCCGAGCGGCTCAGCGCGCTTCGAATGGTCAAGACCGCGCTCACGCTCCGCGAGACAGAATTGCCGGGAGCGGTCGACGACACCGAAGCGATGAAGGTGCTAAACACGCTGTTGAAGCAGCGTCGCGATGCTGCCGAGCAGTTTCGAGCCGGTGGCCGCGAAGAACTTGCCCTCAAAGAAGAGAACGAAGCGCGAATCATTCAGACTTACCTGCCGGCATCCGCCTCTGAAGAGGACATAGCTCGGGCAGTTGAAGAAACGATCGCAGAACTGGGAGCTTCGTCGATAAAGGACATGGGCGCGGTGATGAAGGCGGTGCGTCCGAAGCTTGAAGGCAAGACGGTTGATGGAAAGGCGCTCAGCGATATGGTCAAGGCGAAACTCACTAGTCCGTAG
- the lepB gene encoding signal peptidase I encodes MKHAIYPGIAPEDDPDIEVTYPEEPSASAGLWTEVKSITRDIIFAAVMAVLIVVFVVQPVKVEGTSMQPRLENDERIFVNKFEYNFTPIERGDIVVFWYPEDPTKSFIKRVVGLPGESIDMDQFGHLTINGHAIEEPYLAPERNQAARSRWNQVRADFKYVKPHYYFVMGDNRDASNDSRSWGLVPEKYIYGKAMFRYWPFPRIGSLNGTVDIEDER; translated from the coding sequence ATGAAGCACGCAATCTACCCTGGCATTGCCCCTGAAGACGATCCCGACATTGAAGTCACCTATCCGGAAGAGCCGTCCGCCTCCGCCGGGCTGTGGACCGAGGTCAAGTCGATCACCCGCGACATAATCTTCGCCGCGGTGATGGCCGTGTTGATCGTCGTTTTCGTCGTTCAGCCCGTTAAGGTCGAAGGCACTTCGATGCAACCGCGCCTCGAGAATGACGAGCGCATCTTCGTCAACAAGTTTGAATACAACTTCACTCCGATCGAGCGCGGCGACATAGTCGTGTTCTGGTATCCGGAAGATCCGACGAAGTCGTTCATCAAACGCGTAGTCGGCTTGCCGGGTGAGAGCATCGATATGGACCAGTTTGGCCACCTCACGATAAACGGGCACGCAATCGAGGAGCCTTATCTGGCGCCCGAACGCAACCAGGCGGCTCGCTCGCGCTGGAACCAGGTGCGCGCCGACTTCAAGTACGTCAAGCCACATTATTATTTTGTGATGGGCGACAACCGCGATGCTTCCAACGATAGCCGCTCGTGGGGGTTGGTGCCTGAAAAATACATCTACGGCAAAGCGATGTTTCGATACTGGCCGTTTCCGCGAATCGGATCGCTGAACGGCACGGTTGACATCGAGGACGAACGGTAG
- a CDS encoding tetratricopeptide repeat protein, with product MDFSLCLCLATNAQIKIDATLHLMRSRLTPLVKLFYNPLQAMSEISAGAPYITGAALSLVATFAYYEVLSGRLVKIINAFSRERSMGLFAPFLLFIYRVVLGMIGHAAPVLFLVVVFVPACLLAASLIQRRASFSVLLRQEYAPLASCALFAWAAAHLIMLIPATLMFEPGGPDAAALEATLRLVPLPYFVFLMLIGVRVVLRASYGQSAGVVVLGSLSLLALPLLPKLLFILTSPFLLILVIILLRNLLGDMVSAQRAREDFKRNLEAATLNPADASAHYNLGLIYQQRRQYEEAKSSFNRAIEIDSEETDAHYQLGRIASEEGRLADAINHFDAVVSRSPEHSLSEVWREIGHAYFEAAQYQDARAAFERFIDKRPSDAEGRYRYGLTLHRLGRSDDAATEMKACIEAVRTSPAYKYRAEKHWASEAQAFLRSQGVVVGGQ from the coding sequence ATGGACTTTAGTCTGTGTCTCTGTCTCGCGACGAACGCACAGATCAAGATCGATGCTACACTTCATCTAATGCGCTCCAGGCTGACGCCCCTAGTCAAACTCTTCTACAATCCGCTTCAAGCGATGTCTGAAATCTCGGCCGGGGCGCCGTACATCACAGGCGCCGCGCTCTCGCTCGTGGCAACCTTCGCTTACTACGAGGTGCTCAGCGGAAGGCTCGTTAAAATCATCAACGCCTTCAGCCGCGAGCGTTCGATGGGATTGTTCGCGCCATTCCTCCTGTTTATCTACCGTGTCGTCCTGGGTATGATCGGCCACGCTGCACCAGTGCTATTTCTGGTTGTTGTGTTCGTTCCCGCGTGCCTGCTGGCTGCAAGCTTGATCCAACGACGAGCGAGCTTCAGCGTGCTGCTTCGTCAAGAGTATGCCCCGCTGGCGAGTTGCGCGCTGTTTGCTTGGGCGGCCGCGCACTTGATCATGCTGATTCCGGCGACCTTGATGTTCGAGCCGGGAGGCCCAGACGCCGCGGCGCTGGAAGCCACGCTCCGGCTCGTCCCGCTGCCTTACTTCGTCTTTCTGATGTTGATCGGCGTGCGCGTTGTGCTGCGCGCGAGCTATGGTCAATCAGCGGGGGTCGTGGTGCTCGGGTCGCTGTCATTGCTCGCTCTACCGCTCCTTCCAAAATTGCTTTTCATACTGACCTCTCCGTTTCTGCTCATCCTTGTCATCATCCTGCTAAGAAACTTGTTGGGGGATATGGTGAGCGCGCAGCGCGCGCGTGAAGATTTCAAGCGAAACCTCGAAGCCGCAACGTTGAACCCCGCCGACGCCTCGGCGCATTACAACCTCGGGCTGATCTACCAACAACGACGCCAGTATGAGGAAGCCAAGTCGAGCTTCAATCGGGCAATCGAGATCGACTCCGAAGAGACCGACGCGCATTATCAACTCGGCCGGATCGCTAGCGAAGAAGGCAGACTCGCCGATGCGATCAATCACTTCGACGCCGTGGTTAGCCGCAGCCCCGAGCACAGCCTGAGCGAAGTGTGGCGCGAGATCGGCCACGCTTACTTTGAAGCCGCGCAGTACCAGGACGCGCGCGCGGCTTTCGAGCGATTTATCGATAAGCGGCCGTCGGACGCAGAAGGCCGCTATCGTTATGGGCTGACGCTTCATCGATTGGGCAGGTCTGATGATGCGGCTACTGAGATGAAGGCTTGCATTGAAGCGGTGCGCACGTCGCCGGCTTACAAGTACCGGGCTGAGAAACATTGGGCAAGCGAAGCGCAGGCTTTCTTGCGTTCGCAGGGCGTGGTGGTGGGTGGTCAGTGA
- a CDS encoding nucleotidyltransferase domain-containing protein has translation MARRQPSERRIETSRRVARPLKLTRSLQRNQIKLVCSEIAREFHPDKIVLFGSHAYGNPRLGSDIDLLVVMPFEGSPFRQASVVLGHVVQAIGIMPLDLLVRTSQQVQEEFRWVTALCERSSSGDG, from the coding sequence ATGGCACGTCGTCAACCCAGCGAGAGACGGATAGAAACCTCCAGGCGCGTAGCACGGCCGCTAAAGCTCACCCGAAGTCTGCAGCGCAATCAGATCAAGCTTGTGTGCAGCGAGATAGCGCGCGAGTTTCATCCCGACAAAATCGTGCTCTTTGGTTCTCACGCCTATGGCAACCCGCGCCTCGGGTCGGATATTGATCTGCTGGTTGTAATGCCATTCGAGGGAAGCCCGTTCCGACAGGCGTCTGTAGTTCTCGGCCACGTGGTACAGGCCATTGGCATAATGCCCTTGGATTTGCTCGTGCGTACTAGCCAGCAGGTACAGGAAGAATTCAGATGGGTGACAGCTTTATGCGAGAGATCATCAAGCGGGGACGGGTAA